The Cryptomeria japonica chromosome 9, Sugi_1.0, whole genome shotgun sequence DNA segment tttaatttataaaaaggAGGGAAAGAGCACAAAAGAGACATCAAGTCTTGATTTTATCAACTCCTCTTATTTATTGAGCACTTGTCTTCAAAATTCAATTCAAAGATAATACTCCTTGAGGTTGCAAGATCCAAAAACAAAAATCCTTAAGGAGTTTGAGAATAAAAACTCCCAAATTTTTGGTGGATAATTCcaacatagattttttttttagatcttgtgttacaagttgactTGAAGGAGAAGCTAGCTACACCAATAAGAAACAAATTGTTAAACCAAATGATAATGACAACTATCTAAGGTACATGCAACCACATCAAGTTATAAAATAGTTTTCTAATATTTAGTGGTTGAATAGGGATGCATTTGGGTGCAATAATTTTCTTGGCGAGTCTTTTATTTTTGACAAATTGTCATATCATGTCTTGGCTATAATATCATATAAtcttaaaatttggaaaaagaaaaatatttctttaGTTTGtattttttcaaacaatttgttGTTTAGTTTGAATTATTATACTTTGAAGACATTTGGATATTTGGATTTGATCACTTGATGGTATAGTATTTCTAATGGAGTTTTCTATTGTTATATATGGCATTTTAGTATTTTATGCTTAATGCTTATATGTAAAAAATTAGATGGTTCTCTACcaaccaatttttatttttttaaaaatctagaTGGCTATATCACCAAActaataaatataaatttttattttcaattatagcGTGTGGATTGCTTCCAAATAATGATCCAATCACCTTATGCTCTCATCTTGCTTGCATCAAGAGCTTGTTGATAAGAAAGTGTGAGGGTTATACATTTCATCAAatattcataatttttttaaaaaattgagttCAGATAATTACACTTATAAACTCTTGCAATGAGTTTACCTTTGTTTCTATTGTTTTGTAGGTTATTTTGATAATTAAGATTCCTAAATGAAAATTTTATAGTCTACTTGATGGTGGTAAGGTTATTTTACACAAATATAATTTATTGTGCAGTGGTTGAACACCAAAAATTATTGGAAGGATGAACAAAGAGAGTGAGAACTACTAGGACATTAAAGAGTATAAGCATATACATGGTTATGACAACATTTTTTTATTGTTGATCTTCATGGGAATGTTTACACTTGTAGTCAAGATATCCCTTGACACAATAATGCAATTGTTTCTAATCATCATATATCGAAACTCAATGAAGTGTAAATTGTGACGATACGTTTAATCTTTGTAGTTTAAGATTAGTTTTTATTTCTACCTTCGGTGTCATTTTGTAATCTTGGTCTTGACCATTCCTACTTTTTAGTTATATTTTGTATTATATGGTATTAACAAACCATCTCATGGCCCTAATGATATATATTGTGTAAACTATTTTATTGTTGATTATCATGAAATACAATATTCAAGAGGTTGAGCTTAATTTGTTAAAGCGCTGGTTTTCATTATgaagacacaagttcaatttcctacaaggacatctaaagtggaattctaagttgtgactcttagtTTTCCATTGTTGGTTTCTAATATGGAGCTGGTTTCTAAATAAAAGTGGagttctaagttgtgactcttagaCTTCCATAAGTGATTTCTAGTGTGTTTTGTGGTAAGGAGCTTGTACTGATCTCATGTTGATGACTCTATGAGCAAGAtaattggaatgattaattaacCTAGATAGGACATTAGGAAAGTGAGAATTCCTCCATCACTACAATCAATGAAAGTTTCCTCTTAACAAAAAAtctacttttatttttttaaatttcttttgtgtACCATAATTTGAACCTTAATCATTCATCAAATAAATATAGAAGGTGTACACAtcataaagattaaaaaaatatttcataatttCTTCTAACAAAATATTAAATTCTTACTTACTTTTGACTCATAAActaatgaatattaaaaaaaacacatcataatcaaacCAATTTATAGTAATTACCTAGCAAATGCAAATAAAGTCTTACAGAATATTTGCAGTTTAAAACAAGGATAAATGGAAGGAAGTCGATAAGAAGATATAGGTATATctatgataaaataaatattaaaatcgaAAAAtagtaaaatcaaataaaaaactaaAACCGACAAGGCATTACTAACTAATATTCTATTCACGTTTCTGTGACGTCACATTctaaaaatattttgaagaatttatgacCAAATTCTCTCTCCCGCGTCCAAGATTTGTACGATTAAAAAAGTTTGACCAAATTCTCTCGACACAATTTCATTTCGACGATGAAAAAGGTTTCTAAAATTCCGCATGGCGAGGAAGTGTCACGAGCTCTGCCAGTCTCTGGCGGGGAGGAGgattaaaatatttgaattttccTTGGATATCTTGAAAGCGATTGAAAAGCAGGCATAAACGAACTTTGACAGGGCGGAGAAGAAGAATGGCTGAAGACAGTTGGCATCCAACGGGATTCGAACTGGAGGCTTCTGAAAAGGTGATCTGTTCTTGCATTTTGCAGTCATGATTTCGAAAGAAATGGATTGCTTAGAAATCCCTGCGCAAAATCTTTGATGGACTGCGGTTACTACTTATAAGGTTTGCCTTTGTTTTATTTTTCGAGTAGGAACACAATTTTTGCATCTGCATTCAGGAAAATTAGCTGAGGCAAAACTGCTTAAATTAGTGAAGTGGGTTTTGGTTTGCTCTTTTTGCGGAGGCAAATCCTCATAGCTTTTTGAGCCCTAATTTTTATGGTGGATTGAGACGCTTTGGTAGAACTGGTTTTGGGTCTTCCTTTTTATTGGGCTTTTTCTCTTTCGAGTATATTTTTCCAGTGCTGGGATGAGAATTTATATTAAGGCGAGGATTGTGGAATTGGAAGGCAGGGATGGAAGACGTTTTGAGGAAACGAGAGATTTGTCAAAAAGATTTGGAATCGATGGTTTCCAGTTCTGTTATTGGCAATAATTTGCATTGGGTCGGTCCACAATATTTGGTTGTTGATAAAATTGATGAGAAAGTGGGCGCACAGGTGGGTAATCGTGGGGAAGTTGCAGAGGAGAGTGGGGGCGCGGTTGGGATGAAAGCTCTAGCGGAAGCAATGCTCATGAATCCCCATTTGCAGGAAAAATCTGGGTTGGTTCAGTTTGCAGGCTGTAAGAGAGTTATTCAAACTGCAAataattttccctatgttttggaTGCATGTGAAATGGGTCCTGGCGAGAATTTGGACAGAACGAGGCCATCAATGGCTGAGGCCGAGAGAGAGAAAATGGGCGATTCTGATCTTGATGGAATGAAGAATTTCAGGtctagcgatgagggagagggtctgCCTAATGGAATTTCTGCATCTGGGTTGACTGAATTGACTTCTCAGAATCTGGTAGCGAAGGTAAAGTTCATGTGCAGTTTTGGAGGTAAAATCCTCCCCAGACCCAGCGATGGAAAACTTAGATATGTTGGTGGGGAGACTCGTATCATCAGTGTCAACAAGGGCATTGCCTATGCAGAACTAATGCTAAAGTTGAGAGATATGTATGGGCTGGCTCTCATACTCAAATACCAGTTGCCAGACGAGGATCTTGATTCCCTTGTTTCTATGTCCTCCGATGAGGATCTTGAGAATATGATGGAAGAATATGGCAGCCTCGATGGAGTTGAAGGTTCCTGCAGGCTACGTGTATTTCTTTTCTCTGCACTGGATCATGACCTTGCTCATTTTAATGCAATTGGCGATAAGAGTAATTCGCAGCAGTGTTATGTTGATGCTGTCAATGGCTTCCTGGGCTCAGGAGTAGGACTTGGTAAGCAAACTGAGAGCACAGATAGTGCATCCATACAACAAACACAGAATTCCGTTGCACATAAGTGGTGGGTGACTCCAAGTGCTCAAGAAAGTACTACGACATCGACAGTCCCTGTCCAAGATACTGCAAACCCTATAAATTTGCCAGCTAATGCCCCAATTTCTTCAAAACCGCTGTCAGTCGATGCACCGATTTCTTCAAAATGGTTGTCAGTCAACGTACCAATTTCTTCAAAACAGTCTATAGCATCGCCACCATCTGGGGCTTCAGATATTTTGATGAATGCGTTCACAGGACAAGCGATGAGGCCCAGTGCCCAATCATACATTGCACTAAAATCAACAGAAAGTCAGAAAGATATGGACCGTGGAGAAACCATAACTTTGCCTCAATCAGACCATGGTCTCCACTTTGGATACACAGATCCAAGGGTTTTGGCATTACCTTCTAGAGCAGGGCATGTTTTCTCCGTCCCTACAAGCAATCCAAAATTATCCCAGGACCATAATATGCTTGTTAGTGATGCTAGGTTGCGAAAAGTGGATTCTAAGGGTAACTTTATTCAGTTGCACGAGGAAGTTGGAGTAGCTATATCTTCTTTGGATCGCAGCTTGGATGTGCAACCGCTTCATGTGGATTCCCGGACAATCGTTTTCCCGCGTGTACCATCCTCTTTATGCCAACCCCCATGGCAGGATACACATGATTTACATCAGGATGATTACATAAGAATGGAATGCAACCAACTTGATATTGGAGGACGTTTGCAACAGTTCACCCAGCAGCATGCCCCTGTTTTACCTCATTTGAATGATCACCATCTTCCGAGAAATGAACTCATGGCTTTGGGACATATTGATCAGGAACAGCTGCACAAAGATGATATGCTCAGTAATCTCTATATTCCAAAGTTTGTTTCAAGTAAACAAACGGATCATACTGTAGGAAGTGCAGCTGCTTTGTGTGTAGTGGGGTCTGATCCCCATTCCCCTAGCCTTGCAGATCAACAATGGACGGGAAATCTACAGCACACGGAAGTGCAGCACTCATCTATTTCTCAAATGTTGGAACAATCACAATATGGAATGAATGTTAATCAGTACAATGATCAAGGCAGCAGAGCTCTTTGTCCATCTGTATCTACAGCCAGTATCAGGGAGTTAAACTCTGAACAACTTTCTCATCGAAAGGCGTTGTCATATGAGCAACAGTATGGTTGTCGACAGGGAATGCCTTGTGAGCAGGCATCTCAGTCAATTCATCATCAGGAATTGTCCAGTGCATATTCTGATATATTTCCAGCAGATCTTAGAGTAACGCCTCTTCAAACTGTATGTGAAGGGATTATACACTCTGAGCTACCAGATCATAGAGTGATGCCTGCTCAAACTATATGTGAAAGGGTTATACACTCTGATGGAGCGGTAAGGTCAACTTCCTCATGTGTAGCAAGTGCTATTGAAGATCAGTTGATGGCCTACACAGGTCAACAAAACATAGGCGGTGAAAGAAGTGGAAGCAATCAACAAGTAAATGAAGCTGAATCTAATTTGGCAGCACTGCAGAATTATGTTGCCACACATTATACATCAGAGTATGTGGTACCACAGCAATCTGTTGTGCCTCCTTTTCATCAAAAACCAGATGTATCTGATGGATTGGTTTCACATAGGATTGAGGAACAAGATGATGGCagcaaacattttattttctcgCAAAAAATGCCAGAAACAGAAGTAAATGCTGAATGGATTCCTCAACTATTGGGCAGTAGTGGTCCAGCAGAACCGGGAAAAAGTTATACTGGAATGGGATTTCCAGAAAATGTTTATCCTAATTTGGATTCAGGAGTGAACAGTTTGAATGAGGCTCAAAGAAGTGAAATATTTAAACCCTCTGAGAGAACCAATGCAAATCCTATCATTTTAGGACAGCTTGGAATCACGGGAATGCCTACTGAAGCTTCACAAGCATCGGAAATTGCTACACAAATGAAAGAATTGGGTATGCCACTAACTGTTTCATCTCACGGAACTGAAAACTTTATTGATGTTAAAGGTTTGAGAAGGCTTACTGATGACAACAAAGTAAATTTCACCTATATGCAACCAAATGTCTTAGAAAATAGTCAAAATACATTTGCTGGTGAAGGAGAAAAAACAAGTTCCAGTTCTGAAGTTGTTGCCTTGCCAATAAATATCAATAATCTGCAGATGCAAAACATTTTATCATTGGACTTGCCTACATCACAACCATTGCAAGAATCAAGGTTGCTTGACACCACTGTCTGCATTCTGTCATCTGTTATGGACATTCCATCTTTGTCTGCTGATTTTGTTTCGCTTGGCTACAAAGGAGAGGAGACTGCTCCAACACATGCAACAACAAAagataaattagatgattatgTCAAGGCAGAGCTGCAAAATGTAGCGGAAGCTGCTCTTCAGCCACCTCTTCTATCTGCTCCAACATTTTCTGTTAATGGTTGGGCCCAGTTCAATGTTGGTTTAAATAATGAGAACTCAATTGGTAGAGTAACTGAAGTGGAAGTAGAGGATAATCTTATGATTGAAGAGGTAGTGCCCATAGAGTCTGTTATTTGTTGCTTCTCTAATTGATGTCATTAAGATATGAATTTTGATGTTCATTTTTTACTGAGCTCACAAATCTTGTGTTTAGGAAATGAAGATTGAGGATTCAGATAATGACGATCCACTTTTTAATGCAATTATTGTGGAAGCTGAAGCTATTGTTCGTGGGTTACAGGTTAGGAACTGTTTATATTTTATTCATCTTATCAATTGTATTGAGGTGTTGGTCCTCTTGAAGGTTTTGCTTAAATTTTAAATTCTCACCTATATTTGTTTTGTTAACAGACGATAAAGAATGCTGATCTTGAAGAATTGCAAGAGCTAGGGTCTGGCACATTCGGAACAGTCTACCATGGCAAATGGAGGGGCTCAGATGTAGCAATTAAACGAATAAAAAATTGCTGTTTCTCAGGAAGGGCCTCTCAACAAGATAGTTTGGTGGGGTTCTCAGTTTACTGTTCTTAGCATTTGTGGTTTATTGTTTGCTGTCTTTACAGTTGTAGCTTCTTATTATGGATATTACTTATAGTAATTTTCATATGATGTGATTGACAGAAAGCTGATTTTTGGAAGGAAGCTTGCCTGCTTGCACAACTTCATCATCCAAATATCGTGGCCTTTTATGGTGTCATATCAGATGGACCTGGAGGAACTTTGGGAACTGTAACAGAATTTATGGTGAATGGATCTCTCAAACAGAATTTGCAGTGGAACGATAGGTATTGAGTATGATTTAAATGCTGTTAATTATCGTCAAACCTGGAAGCAATGAACAaaagaaaatatattattattaaatggtCTATAGAGCACATTCTTGTTTGCAGGTCAATTGATCACCGCAAAAGAATTGTACTAGCTACAGATGCTGCTATTGGAATGGAATACTTACACAGCAAGAATATTGTGCATTTTGATCTGAAATGTGACAACTTGTTAGTCAACATGAAAGATCCTCAGCGTCCCATTTGTAAGGTGTATACATGTTCTTTGGGTACTTGGCCTACtttttttgtttttccttcttTTTGGCTGGTTTCTAGTGTAACTTCAATGGAGAAGTTATTCTATTTTAGTACTGAAGTCTTTCAGTTTTGTATTAATTATGTTCCGTGTTATATGATAGGCAGATGTCTTTTTTGGGCATTTATATACATCAGTTGAATTTTAATACCAAATTATTTTGCATGCTTTAGTGGGCATAATTATTATGTTATCTGCATAATTACAAACTTCAGTTACTTGTTGCAGACCATTGGTATCTTCCTTGGTTAAATATGCTGACATAGAATATTGGTATCTGCATTTTGTACTATCAGATGTTCTAAATCTTCTGTAGATCCATGCCAATGAGAGTTTTAAAAACCTTTTGAAATACCTATAATGCTCAGATTTGTATACTGCTTGTTTTGCAGATTCATATAATCTCATACATCCCTGCTTATTTCCTCTAGGTTGCAGATTTTGGTTTGTCTAAGATCAAACACCAGACCTTAGTTTCTGGCGGTGCCCGAGGAAGCCTTCCATGGATGGCTCCAGAGCTTCTAAATGGTAGCAGTAGCATGGTTTCAGACAAGGTAATAAACAATGTCACATTGAGTAGATTCCATATCTGACATAGCTTTAAACAATTTGTGATCTTACTCTCTAAACATTTCCCTATTGGTTTCAGGTTGATGTGTTTTCCTTTGGCATAGTAATGTGGGAGCTTCTTGAAGGGAAAGAACCTTATACTGATATGCACTATGGAGCAATAATTGGTGTGCCAATATAAATTTTTAGGATGATTTTGTTAATGTGGATGTGGAGATTAAGCCTGTGAATGGTGTTTTTAAT contains these protein-coding regions:
- the LOC131046587 gene encoding uncharacterized protein LOC131046587 isoform X4 — its product is MEDVLRKREICQKDLESMVSSSVIGNNLHWVGPQYLVVDKIDEKVGAQVGNRGEVAEESGGAVGMKALAEAMLMNPHLQEKSGLVQFAGCKRVIQTANNFPYVLDACEMGPGENLDRTRPSMAEAEREKMGDSDLDGMKNFRSSDEGEGLPNGISASGLTELTSQNLVAKVKFMCSFGGKILPRPSDGKLRYVGGETRIISVNKGIAYAELMLKLRDMYGLALILKYQLPDEDLDSLVSMSSDEDLENMMEEYGSLDGVEGSCRLRVFLFSALDHDLAHFNAIGDKSNSQQCYVDAVNGFLGSGVGLGKQTESTDSASIQQTQNSVAHKWWVTPSAQESTTTSTVPVQDTANPINLPANAPISSKPLSVDAPISSKWLSVNVPISSKQSIASPPSGASDILMNAFTGQAMRPSAQSYIALKSTESQKDMDRGETITLPQSDHGLHFGYTDPRVLALPSRAGHVFSVPTSNPKLSQDHNMLVSDARLRKVDSKGNFIQLHEEVGVAISSLDRSLDVQPLHVDSRTIVFPRVPSSLCQPPWQDTHDLHQDDYIRMECNQLDIGGRLQQFTQQHAPVLPHLNDHHLPRNELMALGHIDQEQLHKDDMLSNLYIPKFVSSKQTDHTVGSAAALCVVGSDPHSPSLADQQWTGNLQHTEVQHSSISQMLEQSQYGMNVNQYNDQGSRALCPSVSTASIRELNSEQLSHRKALSYEQQYGCRQGMPCEQASQSIHHQELSSAYSDIFPADLRVTPLQTVCEGIIHSELPDHRVMPAQTICERVIHSDGAVRSTSSCVASAIEDQLMAYTGQQNIGGERSGSNQQVNEAESNLAALQNYVATHYTSEYVVPQQSVVPPFHQKPDVSDGLVSHRIEEQDDGSKHFIFSQKMPETEVNAEWIPQLLGSSGPAEPGKSYTGMGFPENVYPNLDSGVNSLNEAQRSEIFKPSERTNANPIILGQLGITGMPTEASQASEIATQMKELGMPLTVSSHGTENFIDVKGLRRLTDDNKVNFTYMQPNVLENSQNTFAGEGEKTSSSSEVVALPININNLQMQNILSLDLPTSQPLQESRLLDTTVCILSSVMDIPSLSADFVSLGYKGEETAPTHATTKDKLDDYVKAELQNVAEAALQPPLLSAPTFSVNGWAQFNVGLNNENSIGRVTEVEVEDNLMIEEEMKIEDSDNDDPLFNAIIVEAEAIVRGLQTIKNADLEELQELGSGTFGTVYHGKWRGSDVAIKRIKNCCFSGRASQQDSLKADFWKEACLLAQLHHPNIVAFYGVISDGPGGTLGTVTEFMVNGSLKQNLQWNDRAHSCLQVN
- the LOC131046587 gene encoding uncharacterized protein LOC131046587 isoform X3; the encoded protein is MEDVLRKREICQKDLESMVSSSVIGNNLHWVGPQYLVVDKIDEKVGAQVGNRGEVAEESGGAVGMKALAEAMLMNPHLQEKSGLVQFAGCKRVIQTANNFPYVLDACEMGPGENLDRTRPSMAEAEREKMGDSDLDGMKNFRSSDEGEGLPNGISASGLTELTSQNLVAKVKFMCSFGGKILPRPSDGKLRYVGGETRIISVNKGIAYAELMLKLRDMYGLALILKYQLPDEDLDSLVSMSSDEDLENMMEEYGSLDGVEGSCRLRVFLFSALDHDLAHFNAIGDKSNSQQCYVDAVNGFLGSGVGLGKQTESTDSASIQQTQNSVAHKWWVTPSAQESTTTSTVPVQDTANPINLPANAPISSKPLSVDAPISSKWLSVNVPISSKQSIASPPSGASDILMNAFTGQAMRPSAQSYIALKSTESQKDMDRGETITLPQSDHGLHFGYTDPRVLALPSRAGHVFSVPTSNPKLSQDHNMLVSDARLRKVDSKGNFIQLHEEVGVAISSLDRSLDVQPLHVDSRTIVFPRVPSSLCQPPWQDTHDLHQDDYIRMECNQLDIGGRLQQFTQQHAPVLPHLNDHHLPRNELMALGHIDQEQLHKDDMLSNLYIPKFVSSKQTDHTVGSAAALCVVGSDPHSPSLADQQWTGNLQHTEVQHSSISQMLEQSQYGMNVNQYNDQGSRALCPSVSTASIRELNSEQLSHRKALSYEQQYGCRQGMPCEQASQSIHHQELSSAYSDIFPADLRVTPLQTVCEGIIHSELPDHRVMPAQTICERVIHSDGAVRSTSSCVASAIEDQLMAYTGQQNIGGERSGSNQQVNEAESNLAALQNYVATHYTSEYVVPQQSVVPPFHQKPDVSDGLVSHRIEEQDDGSKHFIFSQKMPETEVNAEWIPQLLGSSGPAEPGKSYTGMGFPENVYPNLDSGVNSLNEAQRSEIFKPSERTNANPIILGQLGITGMPTEASQASEIATQMKELGMPLTVSSHGTENFIDVKGLRRLTDDNKVNFTYMQPNVLENSQNTFAGEGEKTSSSSEVVALPININNLQMQNILSLDLPTSQPLQESRLLDTTVCILSSVMDIPSLSADFVSLGYKGEETAPTHATTKDKLDDYVKAELQNVAEAALQPPLLSAPTFSVNGWAQFNVGLNNENSIGRVTEVEVEDNLMIEEEMKIEDSDNDDPLFNAIIVEAEAIVRGLQTIKNADLEELQELGSGTFGTVYHGKWRGSDVAIKRIKNCCFSGRASQQDSLKADFWKEACLLAQLHHPNIVAFYGVISDGPGGTLGTVTEFMVNGSLKQNLQWNDRSIDHRKRIVLATDAAIGMEYLHSKNIVHFDLKCDNLLVNMKDPQRPICKIHIISYIPAYFL
- the LOC131046587 gene encoding uncharacterized protein LOC131046587 isoform X2 translates to MEDVLRKREICQKDLESMVSSSVIGNNLHWVGPQYLVVDKIDEKVGAQVGNRGEVAEESGGAVGMKALAEAMLMNPHLQEKSGLVQFAGCKRVIQTANNFPYVLDACEMGPGENLDRTRPSMAEAEREKMGDSDLDGMKNFRSSDEGEGLPNGISASGLTELTSQNLVAKVKFMCSFGGKILPRPSDGKLRYVGGETRIISVNKGIAYAELMLKLRDMYGLALILKYQLPDEDLDSLVSMSSDEDLENMMEEYGSLDGVEGSCRLRVFLFSALDHDLAHFNAIGDKSNSQQCYVDAVNGFLGSGVGLGKQTESTDSASIQQTQNSVAHKWWVTPSAQESTTTSTVPVQDTANPINLPANAPISSKPLSVDAPISSKWLSVNVPISSKQSIASPPSGASDILMNAFTGQAMRPSAQSYIALKSTESQKDMDRGETITLPQSDHGLHFGYTDPRVLALPSRAGHVFSVPTSNPKLSQDHNMLVSDARLRKVDSKGNFIQLHEEVGVAISSLDRSLDVQPLHVDSRTIVFPRVPSSLCQPPWQDTHDLHQDDYIRMECNQLDIGGRLQQFTQQHAPVLPHLNDHHLPRNELMALGHIDQEQLHKDDMLSNLYIPKFVSSKQTDHTVGSAAALCVVGSDPHSPSLADQQWTGNLQHTEVQHSSISQMLEQSQYGMNVNQYNDQGSRALCPSVSTASIRELNSEQLSHRKALSYEQQYGCRQGMPCEQASQSIHHQELSSAYSDIFPADLRVTPLQTVCEGIIHSELPDHRVMPAQTICERVIHSDGAVRSTSSCVASAIEDQLMAYTGQQNIGGERSGSNQQVNEAESNLAALQNYVATHYTSEYVVPQQSVVPPFHQKPDVSDGLVSHRIEEQDDGSKHFIFSQKMPETEVNAEWIPQLLGSSGPAEPGKSYTGMGFPENVYPNLDSGVNSLNEAQRSEIFKPSERTNANPIILGQLGITGMPTEASQASEIATQMKELGMPLTVSSHGTENFIDVKGLRRLTDDNKVNFTYMQPNVLENSQNTFAGEGEKTSSSSEVVALPININNLQMQNILSLDLPTSQPLQESRLLDTTVCILSSVMDIPSLSADFVSLGYKGEETAPTHATTKDKLDDYVKAELQNVAEAALQPPLLSAPTFSVNGWAQFNVGLNNENSIGRVTEVEVEDNLMIEEIEDSDNDDPLFNAIIVEAEAIVRGLQTIKNADLEELQELGSGTFGTVYHGKWRGSDVAIKRIKNCCFSGRASQQDSLKADFWKEACLLAQLHHPNIVAFYGVISDGPGGTLGTVTEFMVNGSLKQNLQWNDRSIDHRKRIVLATDAAIGMEYLHSKNIVHFDLKCDNLLVNMKDPQRPICKVADFGLSKIKHQTLVSGGARGSLPWMAPELLNGSSSMVSDKVDVFSFGIVMWELLEGKEPYTDMHYGAIIGGIVSNTLRPPVPNQCEASWKSLMERCWATDPVTRPSFTEIVDELRSMLASLVLKGQGPQTSSQAPH
- the LOC131046587 gene encoding uncharacterized protein LOC131046587 isoform X1, translated to MEDVLRKREICQKDLESMVSSSVIGNNLHWVGPQYLVVDKIDEKVGAQVGNRGEVAEESGGAVGMKALAEAMLMNPHLQEKSGLVQFAGCKRVIQTANNFPYVLDACEMGPGENLDRTRPSMAEAEREKMGDSDLDGMKNFRSSDEGEGLPNGISASGLTELTSQNLVAKVKFMCSFGGKILPRPSDGKLRYVGGETRIISVNKGIAYAELMLKLRDMYGLALILKYQLPDEDLDSLVSMSSDEDLENMMEEYGSLDGVEGSCRLRVFLFSALDHDLAHFNAIGDKSNSQQCYVDAVNGFLGSGVGLGKQTESTDSASIQQTQNSVAHKWWVTPSAQESTTTSTVPVQDTANPINLPANAPISSKPLSVDAPISSKWLSVNVPISSKQSIASPPSGASDILMNAFTGQAMRPSAQSYIALKSTESQKDMDRGETITLPQSDHGLHFGYTDPRVLALPSRAGHVFSVPTSNPKLSQDHNMLVSDARLRKVDSKGNFIQLHEEVGVAISSLDRSLDVQPLHVDSRTIVFPRVPSSLCQPPWQDTHDLHQDDYIRMECNQLDIGGRLQQFTQQHAPVLPHLNDHHLPRNELMALGHIDQEQLHKDDMLSNLYIPKFVSSKQTDHTVGSAAALCVVGSDPHSPSLADQQWTGNLQHTEVQHSSISQMLEQSQYGMNVNQYNDQGSRALCPSVSTASIRELNSEQLSHRKALSYEQQYGCRQGMPCEQASQSIHHQELSSAYSDIFPADLRVTPLQTVCEGIIHSELPDHRVMPAQTICERVIHSDGAVRSTSSCVASAIEDQLMAYTGQQNIGGERSGSNQQVNEAESNLAALQNYVATHYTSEYVVPQQSVVPPFHQKPDVSDGLVSHRIEEQDDGSKHFIFSQKMPETEVNAEWIPQLLGSSGPAEPGKSYTGMGFPENVYPNLDSGVNSLNEAQRSEIFKPSERTNANPIILGQLGITGMPTEASQASEIATQMKELGMPLTVSSHGTENFIDVKGLRRLTDDNKVNFTYMQPNVLENSQNTFAGEGEKTSSSSEVVALPININNLQMQNILSLDLPTSQPLQESRLLDTTVCILSSVMDIPSLSADFVSLGYKGEETAPTHATTKDKLDDYVKAELQNVAEAALQPPLLSAPTFSVNGWAQFNVGLNNENSIGRVTEVEVEDNLMIEEEMKIEDSDNDDPLFNAIIVEAEAIVRGLQTIKNADLEELQELGSGTFGTVYHGKWRGSDVAIKRIKNCCFSGRASQQDSLKADFWKEACLLAQLHHPNIVAFYGVISDGPGGTLGTVTEFMVNGSLKQNLQWNDRSIDHRKRIVLATDAAIGMEYLHSKNIVHFDLKCDNLLVNMKDPQRPICKVADFGLSKIKHQTLVSGGARGSLPWMAPELLNGSSSMVSDKVDVFSFGIVMWELLEGKEPYTDMHYGAIIGGIVSNTLRPPVPNQCEASWKSLMERCWATDPVTRPSFTEIVDELRSMLASLVLKGQGPQTSSQAPH